In Pantoea cypripedii, the following proteins share a genomic window:
- the infB gene encoding translation initiation factor IF-2, with amino-acid sequence MTDVTVKSLAAEIQTPVDRLVQQFADAGIRKSEDDAVSQQEKETLLSHLNREHGQAGSGKLTLQRKTRSTLNIPGTGGKSKSVQIEVRKKRTYVKGDAEAEQQAQAEAEAEAQREAEEKARREAEEQARREAEQKAQREAEEKAKREAADKAKREAAENEKVTNQPTDEMTKATQSDKARREAEAAELKRKAEEEARRKLEENARRVAEEARRLAEEKSAEWEKPDEEDTSDYHVTTSTHARQAEDENDREVEGGRSRTRTTKAARPAKKGNKHSEAKTDREEARAAVRGGKGGKHRKPSSLQQGFNKPAQAVNRDVIIGETITVSELANKMAVKGSLVIKAMMKMGAMATINQVIDQETAQLVAEEMGHKVILRRENELEEAVMDDRDTDAAQESRAPVVTIMGHVDHGKTSLLDYIRSTKVASGEAGGITQHIGAYHVETDNGMITFLDTPGHAAFTAMRARGAQATDIVILVVAADDGVMPQTIEAIQHAKAAKVPVVVAVNKIDKPEADPDRVKNELTQYGIIPEEWGGENMFVNVSAKAGTGIDDLLNAILLQAEVLELTAIREGMASGVVIESFLDKGRGPVATVLVREGTLNKGDIVLCGFEYGRVRAMRDELGREVLAAGPSIPVEILGLSGVPAAGDEATVVRDEKKAREVALYRQGKFREVKLARQQKSKLENMFANMTEGEVSELNIVLKSDVQGSVEAISDSLLKLSTDEVKVKIIGSGVGGITETDATLAAASNAIILGFNVRADASARRVIEAESVDLRYYSVIYNLIDEVKAAMSGMLAPEYKQQIIGLAEVRDVFKSPKFGAIAGCMVTEGNIKRHNPIRVLRDNVVIYEGELESLRRFKDDVNEVRNGMECGIGVKNYNDVRVGDMIEVFEVIEVKRTID; translated from the coding sequence ATGACAGATGTAACCGTAAAATCGCTGGCCGCCGAAATTCAGACTCCGGTAGATCGCCTGGTACAGCAATTTGCTGATGCGGGGATCCGTAAGTCTGAAGACGACGCGGTGAGCCAGCAAGAGAAAGAGACCTTACTTTCCCACCTGAATCGTGAACATGGTCAGGCAGGTTCAGGTAAACTGACGCTGCAACGCAAAACACGCAGCACCTTGAATATTCCAGGCACCGGGGGTAAAAGTAAATCGGTGCAAATCGAAGTCCGCAAAAAGCGCACCTATGTGAAGGGTGATGCAGAAGCTGAGCAACAGGCTCAGGCTGAAGCAGAAGCCGAGGCGCAGCGTGAAGCGGAAGAGAAGGCGCGTCGCGAGGCGGAAGAACAAGCCCGTCGCGAAGCTGAACAAAAAGCGCAACGTGAAGCCGAAGAAAAAGCCAAGCGCGAAGCCGCTGACAAGGCGAAGCGTGAAGCAGCGGAAAATGAGAAAGTGACTAATCAACCAACCGACGAAATGACCAAGGCTACGCAGTCTGACAAAGCCCGTCGTGAAGCTGAAGCCGCAGAACTGAAGCGTAAAGCTGAAGAAGAAGCGCGCCGTAAACTCGAAGAGAACGCGCGCCGTGTGGCCGAAGAAGCCCGCCGTCTGGCAGAAGAAAAATCTGCTGAGTGGGAAAAACCCGACGAAGAAGACACCAGTGACTATCACGTCACCACCTCAACCCATGCCCGCCAGGCAGAAGATGAGAACGATCGTGAAGTTGAAGGTGGTCGCAGCCGCACGCGTACCACTAAAGCTGCACGCCCGGCCAAAAAAGGCAACAAGCATTCTGAAGCCAAAACCGACCGTGAAGAAGCGCGCGCCGCTGTTCGTGGTGGTAAAGGCGGTAAGCATCGCAAACCTAGCTCCCTACAGCAGGGCTTTAACAAGCCAGCTCAGGCAGTGAACCGTGATGTTATCATCGGTGAAACCATCACCGTTTCCGAACTGGCCAACAAAATGGCGGTGAAAGGTTCTCTGGTCATCAAAGCGATGATGAAGATGGGTGCAATGGCAACCATCAACCAGGTTATCGATCAGGAAACGGCTCAGCTGGTAGCGGAAGAAATGGGTCACAAAGTGATCCTGCGCCGTGAGAATGAGCTGGAAGAAGCGGTGATGGACGATCGTGATACCGATGCTGCGCAGGAAAGCCGCGCACCGGTTGTGACCATCATGGGTCACGTTGACCACGGTAAAACCTCACTGCTGGATTACATCCGTTCAACCAAAGTCGCTTCTGGCGAGGCTGGCGGTATTACTCAGCATATCGGCGCATACCACGTTGAAACCGATAACGGCATGATCACCTTCCTGGATACCCCGGGCCACGCCGCGTTTACCGCGATGCGTGCACGTGGTGCGCAGGCTACGGATATCGTTATCCTGGTGGTAGCGGCAGATGATGGCGTGATGCCACAGACTATCGAAGCAATCCAGCATGCTAAAGCCGCGAAAGTGCCGGTTGTTGTTGCTGTGAACAAAATCGATAAACCGGAAGCCGATCCCGATCGCGTTAAGAACGAGCTGACTCAGTACGGTATCATTCCGGAAGAGTGGGGCGGCGAAAACATGTTCGTCAACGTTTCTGCGAAAGCAGGTACCGGTATCGACGATCTGCTGAATGCCATTCTGCTGCAGGCGGAAGTGCTGGAACTGACCGCTATCCGTGAAGGTATGGCAAGCGGCGTGGTGATTGAATCGTTCCTCGATAAAGGTCGTGGTCCGGTTGCTACCGTTCTGGTGCGTGAAGGTACGCTGAACAAAGGCGACATCGTGCTGTGCGGCTTTGAATATGGCCGTGTGCGTGCGATGCGTGACGAGCTGGGCCGTGAAGTTCTGGCTGCAGGTCCGTCTATTCCAGTCGAGATCCTTGGCCTGTCCGGTGTTCCGGCTGCGGGTGATGAAGCCACTGTGGTACGTGACGAGAAGAAAGCGCGTGAAGTCGCACTGTATCGTCAGGGTAAATTCCGCGAAGTGAAACTGGCGCGTCAGCAGAAGTCGAAGCTGGAGAACATGTTCGCCAACATGACCGAAGGCGAAGTTTCCGAGCTGAACATCGTACTGAAATCCGACGTACAGGGTTCTGTGGAAGCGATCTCCGACTCCCTGCTGAAACTCTCCACCGACGAAGTGAAGGTGAAGATTATCGGTTCGGGTGTGGGTGGTATCACCGAAACCGACGCCACGCTGGCAGCGGCTTCCAACGCGATTATCCTTGGCTTCAACGTGCGTGCTGATGCGTCTGCGCGTCGCGTGATCGAAGCGGAAAGCGTGGATCTGCGTTACTACTCCGTCATCTATAACCTGATCGACGAAGTGAAAGCAGCGATGAGCGGCATGCTGGCTCCGGAATACAAACAGCAGATCATTGGTCTGGCTGAAGTCCGTGATGTGTTCAAGTCACCGAAATTCGGCGCTATCGCAGGCTGTATGGTCACCGAAGGCAACATCAAACGTCACAACCCGATCCGCGTTCTGCGCGACAACGTTGTTATCTATGAAGGCGAGCTGGAATCTCTGCGCCGCTTCAAAGACGATGTCAACGAAGTGCGTAACGGCATGGAATGTGGTATCGGCGTGAAGAACTACAACGACGTTCGTGTTGGCGATATGATCGAAGTCTTTGAAGTGATTGAAGTTAAACGCACCATCGATTGA
- the nusA gene encoding transcription termination factor NusA, which produces MNKEILAVVEAVSNEKALPREKIFEALESALATATKKKYEQEIDVRVSIDRKSGDFDTFRRWQIVEEVTQPTREITLDAARFEDEAFNLGEYVEDQIESVTFDRITTQTAKQVIVQKVREAERAMVVDQFREQEGEIITGVVKKVNRDNISLDLGSNAEAVIVREDMLPRENFRPGDRIRGVLYAVRPEARGAQLFVTRSKPEMLIELFRIEVPEIGEEVIEIKAAARDPGSRAKIAVKTNDKRIDPVGACVGMRGARVQAVSSELGGERIDIVLWDDNPAQFVINAMAPADVASIVVDEDNHTMDIAVEAGNLAQAIGRNGQNVRLASQLSGWELNVMTVDDLQAKHQAEAHAAIDMFTKHLDIDEDFATVLVEEGFSSLEELAYVPINELLEVDGLDEDTVEALRERAKNALTTLALAKEESLGNQEPAEDLLNLDGLDRALAYRLAAKGVCTLEDLAEQGVDDLTDIEGLDDEKAGALIMAARNICWFGDDA; this is translated from the coding sequence ATGAACAAAGAGATCTTAGCTGTAGTAGAAGCCGTTTCTAACGAAAAAGCCCTGCCGCGCGAGAAAATCTTCGAAGCGCTGGAGAGCGCTTTGGCCACTGCGACCAAGAAGAAGTATGAGCAGGAAATCGACGTGCGCGTCAGCATTGACCGCAAAAGCGGCGATTTCGATACTTTCCGTCGCTGGCAGATTGTTGAAGAAGTCACGCAGCCAACTCGCGAGATCACGCTGGACGCAGCCCGCTTCGAAGATGAAGCATTCAATCTGGGCGAATATGTTGAAGATCAGATTGAATCGGTCACCTTTGACCGTATCACTACCCAGACGGCGAAGCAGGTTATCGTACAGAAAGTACGTGAAGCTGAACGCGCAATGGTGGTGGATCAGTTCCGTGAGCAGGAAGGCGAAATCATCACTGGCGTGGTGAAGAAAGTGAATCGCGATAACATCTCGCTGGATCTCGGCAGCAATGCTGAAGCGGTGATTGTGCGTGAAGATATGCTGCCGCGTGAAAACTTCCGCCCAGGTGACCGTATTCGCGGCGTGCTGTATGCCGTGCGTCCGGAAGCGCGTGGTGCGCAGCTGTTCGTCACCCGTTCCAAGCCGGAAATGCTGATCGAACTGTTCCGCATTGAAGTACCGGAAATTGGCGAAGAAGTTATCGAGATCAAAGCGGCAGCGCGTGATCCGGGTTCTCGTGCCAAAATCGCAGTGAAAACCAATGACAAACGTATCGATCCAGTGGGTGCCTGCGTAGGTATGCGCGGTGCACGCGTTCAGGCGGTTTCCAGTGAACTGGGCGGCGAGCGTATCGATATCGTGCTGTGGGACGATAACCCGGCACAGTTTGTAATTAACGCCATGGCTCCGGCTGATGTGGCGTCAATCGTGGTGGATGAAGACAATCACACCATGGATATCGCCGTTGAAGCTGGCAATCTGGCTCAGGCGATCGGCCGTAACGGCCAAAACGTGCGTCTGGCTTCCCAGTTGAGTGGTTGGGAACTGAACGTAATGACCGTCGATGACCTGCAGGCTAAACATCAGGCCGAGGCCCATGCGGCCATCGATATGTTCACCAAACATCTCGACATCGACGAAGACTTCGCCACCGTACTGGTGGAAGAGGGCTTCTCTTCTTTGGAAGAGCTGGCATATGTACCGATCAACGAGCTGCTGGAAGTTGATGGCCTTGATGAAGACACGGTAGAAGCCCTGCGTGAACGAGCAAAAAATGCGTTAACTACCCTGGCACTGGCGAAAGAAGAGAGCCTTGGTAATCAGGAACCTGCTGAAGATCTTCTGAATCTCGACGGTCTGGATCGTGCTCTGGCTTACCGCCTGGCGGCAAAAGGCGTTTGTACGCTGGAAGATCTTGCCGAGCAAGGTGTCGACGATCTGACAGATATCGAAGGGCTGGATGATGAGAAGGCCGGCGCGCTGATCATGGCCGCGCGAAATATCTGCTGGTTCGGCGATGACGCATAA
- the secG gene encoding preprotein translocase subunit SecG, producing MYEALLVVFLIVALGLVGLIMLQQGKGADMGASFGAGASATLFGSTGSGNFMTRMTAVLATLFFIISLILGNLNTNKTSKGSEWENLTAPAKSEQTQPAKPATPGNDIPQ from the coding sequence ATGTACGAAGCTCTTTTGGTAGTTTTCCTTATTGTGGCACTGGGCCTTGTGGGTCTGATCATGCTGCAACAAGGTAAAGGCGCTGATATGGGAGCATCATTTGGTGCAGGCGCTTCTGCGACGCTGTTTGGTTCTACCGGGTCTGGTAACTTTATGACTCGCATGACCGCAGTACTGGCGACGCTGTTCTTCATCATCAGCCTGATTCTGGGTAACCTGAACACGAATAAAACTTCCAAAGGAAGCGAGTGGGAAAATCTGACTGCGCCGGCGAAATCTGAACAGACTCAGCCAGCGAAACCGGCAACCCCGGGTAACGATATCCCGCAGTAA
- the greA gene encoding transcription elongation factor GreA, which yields MKQIPMTLKGAEKLREELNELKTVKRPRIIASIAEAREHGDLKENAEYHAAREEQGFCEGRIQEIEAKLSNAQVIDVTQMPKTGRVIFGATVQVLNIDTDEESTYRIVGDDEADFKQNLISVNSPMARGLVGKEADDVAIIKTPGGDVEYEILKVEYI from the coding sequence ATGAAACAGATTCCGATGACTTTAAAAGGCGCTGAAAAGCTGCGCGAAGAGCTGAACGAACTGAAAACCGTTAAGCGTCCGCGCATCATCGCCTCTATCGCCGAAGCCCGTGAGCACGGCGATTTGAAAGAGAATGCCGAATACCATGCTGCCCGCGAAGAACAAGGGTTCTGCGAGGGACGTATTCAGGAGATCGAAGCGAAACTCTCCAATGCGCAAGTGATTGATGTGACTCAGATGCCGAAAACCGGTCGCGTCATTTTTGGTGCTACCGTGCAGGTGCTGAACATCGATACTGATGAAGAATCGACCTACCGTATCGTGGGCGATGACGAAGCCGACTTTAAACAAAATCTGATTTCAGTGAACTCGCCGATGGCGCGTGGTCTGGTCGGGAAAGAAGCGGATGACGTCGCGATCATCAAAACACCGGGCGGGGATGTGGAATATGAGATCCTGAAGGTGGAATACATCTAA
- the glmM gene encoding phosphoglucosamine mutase: MSDRKYFGTDGIRGKVGEAPITPDFVLKLGWAAGKVLARHGSRKVLIGKDTRISGYMLESALEAGLAAAGLSAAFTGPMPTPAIAYLTRTFRAEAGIVISASHNPFDDNGIKFFSAEGTKLPDEVEEAIELEMEKPITCVESAELGRASRIVDAAGRYIEFCKGTFPSELSLNGLKIVVDCANGATYHIAPNVLRELGATVIAIATQPDGMNINKECGATDLRMLQQRVLAEKADLGLAYDGDGDRIMMVDHLGNKVDGDQILYIIAREGLRQGQLRGGVVGTLMSNMGLELALKQLGIPFVRAKVGDRYVLEKMQEKGWRLGAENSGHVILLDKTTTGDGIVASLQVLTAIVQNHMSLHDLCSGMKMLPQVLVNVRFSGDSDPLQTDAVKAASAEVEKILAGRGRVLLRKSGTEPLIRVMVEGEDEAQVTALAHQIADAVKAV, translated from the coding sequence ATGAGTGATCGTAAATATTTCGGTACGGATGGTATTCGCGGCAAAGTGGGTGAAGCGCCGATCACCCCTGATTTCGTACTGAAGCTGGGTTGGGCGGCAGGTAAAGTGCTGGCGCGTCACGGTTCGAGAAAGGTACTGATTGGTAAAGACACGCGTATTTCAGGTTATATGCTGGAATCGGCACTGGAAGCCGGACTGGCGGCGGCTGGCCTGTCTGCCGCGTTTACCGGACCGATGCCCACACCGGCCATTGCCTATCTGACGCGCACTTTCCGCGCGGAGGCCGGGATTGTGATTTCAGCCTCACATAACCCGTTCGACGATAACGGCATCAAATTTTTCTCTGCTGAAGGCACCAAGTTGCCAGACGAAGTGGAAGAAGCCATTGAGCTGGAGATGGAAAAGCCGATTACCTGCGTTGAATCGGCAGAATTGGGTCGTGCCAGCCGGATTGTCGATGCGGCCGGTCGTTACATCGAATTCTGTAAAGGCACCTTCCCCAGTGAGCTAAGCCTGAATGGGTTAAAAATTGTGGTGGATTGCGCCAATGGGGCGACTTACCACATTGCACCTAATGTGCTGCGTGAGCTGGGTGCGACGGTGATTGCTATCGCGACCCAACCTGATGGCATGAACATCAATAAAGAATGTGGTGCCACCGACCTGCGTATGTTGCAGCAGCGCGTGCTGGCTGAGAAGGCGGACCTGGGTCTGGCCTACGATGGTGACGGCGACCGCATCATGATGGTTGACCACCTTGGCAATAAGGTCGATGGCGACCAGATCCTTTACATCATCGCCCGTGAAGGTTTACGCCAGGGGCAGCTGCGCGGTGGCGTAGTGGGTACGCTGATGAGCAATATGGGTCTTGAGCTGGCGCTTAAACAACTCGGTATTCCGTTTGTGCGCGCCAAAGTCGGTGACCGCTATGTGCTGGAGAAGATGCAGGAGAAAGGCTGGCGACTCGGCGCAGAAAATTCCGGTCATGTGATTTTGCTGGATAAAACCACTACGGGTGACGGTATCGTTGCAAGTTTGCAAGTGCTCACTGCTATTGTGCAAAACCATATGAGTCTGCACGATTTGTGCAGCGGTATGAAGATGCTGCCGCAGGTGCTGGTGAACGTGCGCTTTAGCGGCGACAGCGATCCTTTGCAGACCGATGCCGTCAAGGCGGCCAGCGCTGAAGTAGAAAAAATCCTCGCCGGGCGTGGGCGGGTATTGTTGCGTAAATCCGGCACTGAGCCACTGATTCGCGTGATGGTCGAGGGTGAGGATGAAGCGCAGGTCACCGCGCTGGCGCATCAAATTGCCGACGCTGTGAAGGCCGTTTAA
- the folP gene encoding dihydropteroate synthase — MKLYARDSHLDLSFPHVMGILNVTPDSFSDGGKHNSLVDALTHTNEMVNAGATIIDVGGESTRPGADEVSVEEELERVIPVVEAIAQRFEVWISVDTSKAEVIRESARVGAHIINDIRSLAEPGALQAAAETGLPVCLMHMQGEPRTMQQAPQYQNIVGEVDAYFTEQIARCVAAGIKKDNLLLDPGFGFGKNLNHNYELLAELSHFHHFGLPLLVGMSRKSMIGQLLNVGPAQRLTGSLTCAVIAAMQGAQIIRVHDVKETVEAMRVVEATRRAKG; from the coding sequence ATGAAGTTGTACGCCCGTGATTCCCATCTCGATCTGTCGTTTCCCCATGTGATGGGTATTTTGAATGTCACGCCGGACTCCTTCTCCGATGGTGGTAAGCATAACTCACTGGTGGATGCGTTAACGCATACCAATGAGATGGTCAACGCGGGGGCGACCATCATTGATGTGGGTGGCGAATCGACGCGCCCTGGTGCGGATGAGGTCAGTGTTGAAGAAGAACTGGAACGTGTGATTCCGGTCGTGGAAGCCATCGCCCAACGTTTCGAAGTGTGGATTTCGGTCGATACTTCTAAAGCCGAAGTCATCCGTGAATCTGCGCGAGTGGGCGCTCACATCATTAACGATATTCGTTCGCTGGCGGAACCCGGTGCGTTGCAGGCGGCGGCGGAGACCGGGCTGCCGGTGTGCCTGATGCATATGCAGGGCGAACCGCGCACCATGCAGCAGGCTCCGCAGTATCAAAATATCGTCGGCGAAGTGGACGCTTACTTCACCGAACAGATTGCACGCTGCGTGGCGGCGGGGATCAAAAAAGACAATCTGCTGCTCGACCCCGGCTTTGGTTTCGGTAAGAATCTCAACCACAACTATGAACTGCTGGCTGAACTTAGTCATTTCCACCATTTCGGTTTGCCGCTGTTAGTGGGGATGTCGCGTAAGTCTATGATTGGCCAGCTGTTAAATGTCGGTCCGGCGCAGCGTCTGACTGGCAGCCTGACATGCGCGGTGATTGCCGCCATGCAGGGCGCACAGATTATTCGCGTGCATGACGTGAAAGAAACCGTTGAGGCGATGCGCGTTGTGGAAGCAACACGCAGAGCAAAAGGATAA
- the rimP gene encoding ribosome maturation factor RimP yields MSTLEQKLTELISAPVEALGYELVGIEFIRGRTSTLRIYIDSEEGINVDDCADVSHQVSAVMDVEDPITVAYNLEVSSPGLDRPLFTAEHYARFAGDEVSLVLRMAVQNRRKWQGIIKSVEGEMITVTVEGNDEVFALSNIQKANLVPHF; encoded by the coding sequence TTGTCCACATTAGAGCAAAAATTGACAGAGTTGATCTCTGCTCCAGTAGAAGCGCTTGGCTACGAATTGGTCGGTATCGAGTTTATTCGTGGTCGCACATCAACCTTGCGCATCTATATTGATAGTGAAGAGGGTATCAATGTTGATGATTGCGCCGATGTCAGCCACCAGGTCAGCGCTGTGATGGATGTGGAAGATCCCATCACGGTGGCTTACAACCTTGAAGTTTCCTCACCGGGTCTTGACCGTCCTCTTTTTACCGCTGAACATTATGCACGTTTCGCCGGTGACGAGGTGAGTCTGGTACTGCGTATGGCCGTGCAGAACCGCCGTAAATGGCAGGGCATCATCAAGTCTGTCGAAGGCGAGATGATCACGGTAACCGTTGAGGGCAACGATGAAGTGTTCGCGCTGAGCAACATTCAGAAAGCGAACCTGGTCCCCCACTTTTAA
- the ftsH gene encoding ATP-dependent zinc metalloprotease FtsH: MAKNLILWLVIAVVLMSVFQSFGPSESNGRRVDYSTFLSEVNQDQVREARINGREINVTKKDSNKYTTYIPVNDPKLLDNLLTKNVKVVGEPPEEPSLLASIFISWFPMLLLIGVWIFFMRQMQGGGGKGAMSFGKSKARMLTEDQIKTTFADVAGCDEAKEEVGELVEYLREPSRFQKLGGKIPKGVLMVGPPGTGKTLLAKAIAGEAKVPFFTISGSDFVEMFVGVGASRVRDMFEQAKKAAPCIIFIDEIDAVGRQRGAGLGGGHDEREQTLNQMLVEMDGFEGNEGIIVIAATNRPDVLDPALLRPGRFDRQVVVGLPDVRGREQILKVHMRRVPLATDIDAAIIARGTPGFSGADLANLVNEAALFAARSNKRVVSMVEFEKAKDKIMMGAERRSMVMTEAQKESTAYHEAGHAIIGRLVPEHDPVHKVTIIPRGRALGVTFFLPEGDAISASRQKLESQISTLYGGRLAEEIIYGVEHVSTGASNDIKVATNLARNMVTQWGFSEKLGPLLYAEEEGEVFLGRSVAKAKHMSDETARIIDQEVKHLIDSNYQRARRILGENMDILHAMKDALMKYETIDAPQIDDLMARREVRPPAGWEDPGSNSSDNNGTPKAPRPVDEPRTPNPGNTMSEQLDK, translated from the coding sequence ATGGCGAAAAACCTGATTCTCTGGTTAGTCATCGCGGTCGTGCTGATGTCAGTATTCCAGAGCTTTGGGCCCAGCGAGTCGAATGGCCGTAGGGTTGATTATTCAACCTTCCTGTCGGAAGTGAACCAGGATCAGGTCCGCGAGGCACGTATTAACGGGCGTGAGATTAACGTTACCAAAAAAGACAGTAATAAATACACGACCTATATTCCTGTCAACGATCCCAAGTTACTCGATAACCTGTTGACCAAAAACGTCAAAGTGGTTGGCGAACCGCCGGAAGAACCGAGCCTGCTGGCTTCGATCTTCATCTCCTGGTTCCCGATGCTGCTGCTGATTGGCGTGTGGATCTTCTTTATGCGTCAGATGCAAGGTGGCGGCGGGAAGGGCGCGATGTCCTTCGGTAAGAGCAAGGCCCGCATGCTGACGGAAGATCAGATCAAAACCACTTTTGCTGATGTGGCCGGTTGTGATGAGGCCAAAGAAGAAGTGGGTGAGTTGGTCGAGTATCTGCGTGAACCGAGCCGTTTCCAGAAACTGGGCGGTAAAATTCCCAAGGGCGTCCTGATGGTGGGTCCGCCGGGTACCGGTAAAACGCTGCTGGCGAAAGCTATCGCCGGTGAAGCAAAAGTGCCTTTCTTTACTATCTCCGGTTCTGACTTCGTTGAAATGTTCGTGGGTGTTGGTGCATCTCGTGTGCGTGACATGTTCGAACAAGCGAAAAAGGCGGCACCGTGCATCATCTTTATCGATGAAATCGATGCGGTGGGTCGTCAGCGTGGTGCCGGTTTAGGCGGTGGTCACGACGAACGTGAACAAACGCTGAACCAGATGCTGGTTGAGATGGATGGTTTTGAAGGCAACGAAGGCATTATCGTTATCGCGGCAACGAACCGTCCTGACGTGCTTGACCCGGCGCTGCTGCGTCCAGGCCGTTTTGACCGCCAGGTCGTGGTTGGCCTGCCAGATGTTCGTGGTCGTGAGCAGATTCTGAAAGTGCATATGCGTCGTGTGCCGCTGGCAACCGACATCGATGCCGCCATCATCGCACGTGGTACGCCGGGCTTCTCCGGTGCTGACCTGGCGAACCTGGTGAACGAAGCAGCGTTGTTTGCTGCACGCTCCAACAAGCGTGTGGTATCGATGGTTGAGTTCGAGAAAGCGAAAGACAAAATCATGATGGGTGCGGAACGTCGCTCCATGGTGATGACGGAAGCGCAGAAAGAATCCACCGCCTATCACGAAGCGGGCCATGCGATTATTGGTCGTCTGGTGCCGGAACACGATCCGGTTCATAAAGTGACCATCATCCCGCGCGGCCGCGCACTGGGTGTCACCTTCTTCCTGCCGGAAGGCGATGCGATTAGCGCCAGCCGTCAGAAGCTGGAAAGCCAGATTTCTACGCTGTATGGCGGTCGCCTGGCGGAAGAAATCATCTATGGTGTTGAGCACGTTTCAACGGGTGCATCTAACGACATCAAAGTGGCGACTAACCTGGCGCGTAACATGGTGACCCAATGGGGCTTCTCCGAAAAACTCGGTCCGCTGCTGTATGCAGAGGAAGAGGGTGAGGTGTTCCTCGGTCGTTCTGTCGCGAAAGCCAAGCACATGTCTGATGAAACGGCGCGTATCATCGACCAGGAAGTAAAACACCTGATCGACAGCAACTATCAGCGTGCACGCCGTATTCTGGGTGAAAACATGGACATCCTTCACGCGATGAAAGACGCGCTGATGAAGTATGAAACCATCGACGCACCGCAGATTGATGACCTGATGGCGCGTCGCGAAGTGCGTCCGCCAGCTGGCTGGGAAGATCCAGGCAGCAACTCTTCTGACAATAACGGTACGCCGAAGGCGCCACGTCCGGTTGATGAACCGCGTACGCCAAATCCGGGCAACACCATGTCAGAACAGCTCGACAAGTAA
- the rlmE gene encoding 23S rRNA (uridine(2552)-2'-O)-methyltransferase RlmE, which produces MTGKKRSASSSRWLQEHFSDKYVQQAQKKGLRSRAWFKLEEIQQGDKLFKPGMTVVDLGAAPGGWSQYVVQLIGSNGRIIACDLLPMDPIVGVDFLQGDFRDEAVLKTLLERVGDEKVQVVMSDMAPNMSGTPAVDIPRSMYLVELALEMCRDILAPGGSFVVKVFQGDGFDEYLREIRSLFTKVKIRKPDASRSRSREVYIVATGRKL; this is translated from the coding sequence ATGACGGGTAAAAAGCGTTCGGCCAGTTCCAGTCGCTGGCTTCAGGAACACTTTAGCGATAAATATGTGCAACAGGCACAGAAAAAAGGGTTGCGTTCGCGCGCCTGGTTTAAACTTGAGGAAATACAGCAGGGTGACAAGCTGTTCAAACCCGGTATGACAGTGGTCGATCTGGGAGCTGCACCCGGTGGCTGGTCGCAATATGTGGTACAACTGATTGGCTCGAATGGCCGTATCATTGCCTGTGACCTGCTGCCGATGGACCCGATTGTCGGTGTTGATTTTCTGCAAGGCGATTTTCGTGACGAAGCAGTGCTGAAGACGCTACTGGAACGCGTTGGTGACGAAAAAGTGCAGGTAGTTATGTCGGACATGGCGCCGAACATGAGTGGTACACCTGCAGTTGATATTCCGCGTTCGATGTATTTGGTAGAATTGGCGCTGGAAATGTGTCGGGATATCCTGGCCCCAGGCGGCAGTTTTGTGGTGAAAGTGTTTCAGGGAGATGGCTTCGATGAATACCTGCGGGAAATTCGCTCCCTGTTTACGAAAGTGAAAATTCGTAAGCCGGATGCTTCGCGATCACGTTCGCGCGAAGTGTACATTGTGGCGACAGGGCGCAAACTATAA
- the yhbY gene encoding ribosome assembly RNA-binding protein YhbY, translated as MNLSTKQKQHLKGLAHPLKPVVMLGGNGLTEGVLAEIEQALEHHELIKVKIASEDRETKLLIVDAIVRETKACNVQVIGKTLVLYRPAKESKISLPR; from the coding sequence ATGAATCTGAGTACCAAACAAAAACAGCACCTGAAAGGCCTTGCCCACCCGCTTAAACCCGTTGTTATGCTGGGTGGTAATGGCCTGACTGAAGGCGTGCTCGCCGAAATCGAACAGGCGCTAGAGCATCACGAATTGATCAAGGTAAAAATTGCCTCGGAAGATCGTGAAACTAAGCTCCTGATCGTTGACGCTATCGTCCGCGAAACCAAAGCTTGCAACGTACAGGTCATCGGCAAAACGCTGGTGCTGTATCGCCCTGCAAAAGAGAGCAAGATTTCTCTGCCTCGTTAA